The following proteins are co-located in the Lagenorhynchus albirostris chromosome 4, mLagAlb1.1, whole genome shotgun sequence genome:
- the LOC132519325 gene encoding large ribosomal subunit protein eL15-like encodes MGAYKYIQELWRKKQSDVMRFLLRVRCWQYRQLSALHRAQRPTRPDKARRLGYKTKKGYVIYRVRVRRGGRKRPVPKGATYGKPVHHGVNQLKIGRSLKSVAEERAGRHCGTLRILNSYWVGEDSTYKFFEVILIDPFHKAIRRNPDTQWITKPVHKHREMRGLTSAGRKSRGLGKGHKFHHTIGGSRRAAWRRCNTLQVHRYR; translated from the coding sequence ATGGGCGCTTACAAGTACATCCAGGAGCTGTGGAGGAAGAAGCAGTCGGACGTGATGCGCTTTCTGCTCAGGGTGCGCTGCTGGCAGTACCGCCAGCTCTCGGCGCTGCACCGGGCTCAGCGCCCCACCCGGCCCGACAAGGCGCGCAGGCTGGGCTACAAGACCAAGAAAGGTTATGTGATATATCGGGTTCGCGTGCGCCGCGGTGGCCGCAAACGCCCGGTCCCGAAGGGCGCCACCTACGGCAAGCCCGTCCACCATGGCGTCAACCAGCTCAAGATTGGCCGGAGCCTTAAGTCTGTTGCCGAGGAGCGAGCGGGGCGCCACTGTGGGACCCTGAGGATCCTGAATTCTTACTGGGTGGGTGAAGATTCTACGTACAAATTTTTTGAGGTTATCCTCATTGATCCCTTCCATAAAGCTATCAGAAGAAACCCTGACACCCAGTGGATCACCAAGCCAGTCCACAAGCACAGGGAGATGCGGGGGCTGACGTCTGCAGGCAGGAAGAGCCGCGGCCTTGGCAAGGGCCACAAGTTCCACCACACGATCGGTGGTTCTCGCCGCGCAGCCTGGAGAAGGTGCAATACTCTCCAGGTCCACCGCTACCGCTAA